From Klebsiella electrica, the proteins below share one genomic window:
- a CDS encoding LysE family translocator: MSVADALLAYSLAALLLTLTPGLDTALILRTSTVEGGKKAFQAALGIDTGCFIWGAIVAFGLGALLAASEVAYNILKWCGAAYLCWLGFQLLLRPRRAFDTPQVAASSGRNWFVKGMLGNVLNPKMGVFYVSFLPQFIPAGHSPVIWTFLLVTIHVLIGTLWSLTLILATRYASGLLKRPRFIQWMDRITGGVFMLFAARLALSHR; this comes from the coding sequence ATGTCCGTTGCCGATGCCCTTCTGGCTTATTCCTTAGCCGCGTTACTTCTGACCTTAACCCCTGGCCTTGATACCGCGCTAATCCTCCGCACCTCAACCGTCGAAGGTGGCAAAAAAGCCTTTCAGGCGGCCCTGGGTATCGATACCGGTTGTTTTATCTGGGGCGCAATCGTTGCTTTCGGTTTAGGCGCGTTGCTTGCGGCATCGGAAGTCGCCTATAACATCCTGAAATGGTGCGGAGCGGCCTATTTATGCTGGTTAGGCTTTCAGCTTCTGCTTCGTCCACGCCGGGCCTTTGATACGCCGCAGGTTGCCGCGTCTTCTGGCCGTAACTGGTTTGTAAAAGGGATGCTCGGAAACGTCCTCAATCCCAAAATGGGGGTATTTTACGTCTCCTTTTTACCGCAGTTTATCCCCGCAGGGCACTCGCCGGTTATCTGGACCTTCCTGCTGGTCACCATCCACGTGTTGATCGGCACGCTGTGGTCGCTAACCCTGATCCTCGCGACCCGTTATGCCTCCGGGCTACTCAAAAGACCACGTTTTATCCAGTGGATGGATCGCATCACCGGCGGGGTGTTTATGCTCTTTGCCGCCAGACTGGCACTCAGCCATCGTTAG
- a CDS encoding MetQ/NlpA family ABC transporter substrate-binding protein — translation MKIAAFKLAGVALSLSLAWTSAQAAALRVAADPVPHAEILNYIKKIDPSLDLKVVELTSGVNANELLANGDVDANYFQHVPYLKDQEKALGKTFAVAATVHIEPLGIYSRKHKDFASLPENATVAVPNNTTNLSRALFLLQSQGLIKLASTFTDPATTLATPKDIVENPKHLKILEIESPQIPRSLDDVDLAVINGNYALEAGLTPAKDALGLESASHNPYANILVTTPSLANDPRIKQLAKDLTSPQVADFIRQRYNGSVIPVAPKA, via the coding sequence ATGAAAATTGCCGCTTTTAAACTGGCAGGGGTCGCTCTGTCTCTCTCTTTAGCCTGGACCTCAGCACAGGCCGCCGCGTTACGCGTCGCGGCGGACCCGGTTCCGCATGCGGAAATACTTAACTACATCAAAAAAATCGACCCCAGTCTGGATCTGAAGGTGGTTGAACTGACCAGCGGCGTGAATGCCAATGAACTGCTGGCAAACGGCGACGTGGATGCGAACTATTTCCAGCACGTTCCCTATTTGAAAGATCAGGAAAAGGCGCTGGGCAAGACCTTCGCCGTCGCTGCCACGGTCCATATTGAGCCGCTGGGCATCTATTCGCGCAAGCACAAAGACTTCGCTTCGCTGCCGGAAAATGCCACCGTCGCGGTGCCCAATAACACCACCAACCTGAGCCGTGCGCTGTTCTTATTGCAAAGCCAGGGGCTGATCAAACTGGCCTCCACCTTCACCGACCCGGCCACGACGCTGGCGACGCCAAAAGACATCGTCGAAAACCCGAAACATCTGAAGATTCTGGAAATTGAATCGCCGCAGATCCCGCGCTCTCTCGATGATGTCGATTTGGCCGTGATCAACGGTAACTATGCGCTGGAAGCCGGGCTGACGCCGGCAAAAGACGCGCTGGGCCTTGAGAGCGCCAGCCATAACCCTTATGCCAACATTCTGGTCACCACCCCCTCTCTGGCAAACGATCCACGCATCAAACAGCTGGCAAAAGACCTGACTTCGCCGCAGGTGGCTGACTTTATCCGTCAGCGTTATAACGGCTCGGTTATCCCGGTGGCCCCGAAAGCATGA
- a CDS encoding GNAT family N-acetyltransferase: protein MITNRLRLVPLAKDDAPQIQAVFPQWEIVRHLAASFPWPFPDDGASRYVNTIALPAAEKGSGWFWTIRRQAAPEQLIGLITLSDQVDNNRGFWLDPAWQRQGLMTEACRCVTDFWFNTLHREVLRAPKARDNDGSRKISINSGMRLIRVEQQQFTAGRLDAELWEITRDEWNRLAR from the coding sequence TTGATAACCAACAGACTACGGCTGGTCCCGCTGGCCAAAGACGACGCGCCTCAGATTCAGGCTGTCTTCCCGCAATGGGAAATCGTGCGTCATCTGGCGGCCAGTTTTCCATGGCCATTCCCGGACGACGGGGCATCTCGCTATGTGAACACGATTGCCTTACCGGCCGCCGAAAAGGGTAGCGGCTGGTTCTGGACGATTCGCCGCCAGGCCGCCCCGGAGCAACTTATCGGTCTGATTACGCTATCCGACCAGGTGGATAACAATCGCGGGTTCTGGCTGGATCCGGCCTGGCAGCGTCAGGGATTGATGACGGAAGCCTGCCGCTGTGTGACCGATTTCTGGTTTAACACTCTCCATCGGGAGGTGCTGCGCGCGCCCAAAGCCCGCGACAACGATGGCTCGCGGAAAATATCGATCAACAGCGGCATGCGCCTGATTCGCGTAGAGCAACAGCAGTTCACCGCGGGTAGGCTGGATGCGGAGTTGTGGGAAATCACCCGCGATGAGTGGAACCGTCTGGCGCGCTGA
- a CDS encoding methionine ABC transporter ATP-binding protein — protein sequence MIDAIGLSKTYAGAGRPALNKVSLHVPKGAIYGILGRSGAGKSTLIRCLNLLERPTSGRIIVNGQDITQMDKAALRAYRLRTGMIFQHFNLLHARNVADNIAVPLEIAGMAKTARQTRVAELLELVGLSDKAHAFPSQLSGGQKQRVGIARALAARPDVLLCDEATSALDPETTASVLALLADINQRLNLTIVLITHELEVVKTLCDHAALLENGEIVESGSIAELLVAPWSKLRQSLLHDPQSERDFLARHGYHRRPLCTVA from the coding sequence ATGATTGACGCCATCGGGCTGAGTAAAACCTATGCCGGAGCAGGCCGACCGGCGCTGAACAAGGTGTCGCTGCATGTGCCGAAGGGGGCGATTTACGGCATCCTCGGGCGCAGCGGCGCGGGCAAAAGTACGCTGATCCGCTGCCTGAATCTGCTGGAGCGGCCCACATCGGGCCGCATTATTGTGAACGGACAGGATATTACGCAAATGGATAAAGCCGCGCTGCGCGCTTACCGTCTGCGCACCGGGATGATCTTCCAGCATTTTAACCTGCTGCACGCGCGCAACGTCGCCGACAACATCGCTGTGCCGCTGGAAATCGCCGGCATGGCCAAAACGGCGCGTCAGACGCGAGTGGCGGAACTGCTGGAGCTGGTCGGGCTTAGCGATAAAGCGCATGCGTTCCCTTCCCAGCTTTCGGGCGGGCAAAAGCAGCGCGTCGGTATCGCAAGGGCGCTGGCGGCAAGGCCGGATGTCCTGCTGTGCGACGAGGCGACCAGCGCCCTGGATCCCGAGACCACCGCCTCGGTGCTAGCGCTGCTGGCGGATATTAATCAGCGCCTGAATCTGACGATTGTGCTGATCACCCATGAGCTGGAGGTGGTCAAAACCCTGTGCGACCACGCCGCGCTGCTGGAAAATGGCGAGATCGTCGAAAGCGGCAGTATCGCCGAACTGCTGGTGGCACCGTGGTCGAAACTGCGCCAGTCATTGCTGCACGATCCGCAGTCGGAACGTGATTTTCTCGCTCGTCACGGTTATCACCGGAGGCCATTATGCACAGTCGCATGA
- a CDS encoding VF530 family protein, which produces MQPSKDPLHGVTLEALLNALVARYGWAGLAQRITINCFKSDPSIKSSLKFLRRTPWARKEVEELYIDSLSEADTAKEDLPADNPWANWQNKKE; this is translated from the coding sequence ATGCAGCCTTCCAAAGATCCTCTTCATGGCGTCACCCTCGAGGCTTTACTGAACGCCCTGGTGGCGAGGTATGGTTGGGCCGGACTGGCACAACGGATCACTATCAACTGTTTTAAGAGCGACCCGAGCATCAAATCGAGCCTCAAATTTTTACGTCGGACCCCCTGGGCGCGCAAAGAAGTTGAAGAACTGTATATTGATTCGCTGTCCGAAGCCGATACGGCAAAAGAGGACCTCCCGGCGGATAATCCGTGGGCTAACTGGCAGAATAAAAAAGAGTAG
- a CDS encoding YbfB/YjiJ family MFS transporter, with amino-acid sequence MTPQRTERQALRLALAGSVVLIIGMGYGRFAYTGILPVMLDEQILSLRQGNLAASVNYAGYLIGALLLSKARPADSTRLTLASVVSTLVCLALLAWVKSPLAIILIRGLAGVLSAVTLIAGSLWLLQHMKHPHGAPVLFSGVGMGIFLSAECISLAKYASLSSPQIWLICAASATILFLLVVRLLLTPADAALAWPQPSPAITGTDGKTADAWRLLAIYGFSGFGYIITATYLPLFLSGSLAQIDPVQIWALFGLAAVPSCFIWHKLVIRLGFRRVLTANLLTQAAGVVLPALSQGLLACLLSALLVGFTFMGTVTIALAEARRLNHRVKFNMIAAMTATYGVGQIIGPVVAGALHNLTGAFTPSLMAAAASLFLAAGLVAVRSGRAHP; translated from the coding sequence ATGACCCCACAGCGGACCGAGCGTCAGGCTTTGCGGCTGGCGCTGGCCGGTTCAGTCGTGCTGATTATCGGCATGGGATACGGGCGTTTTGCCTATACCGGGATTCTGCCGGTTATGCTGGATGAGCAGATCCTGTCGCTGCGGCAGGGTAATCTGGCAGCCTCGGTCAACTACGCGGGCTATCTGATCGGGGCGCTGTTGCTGTCGAAAGCCCGGCCGGCGGACAGCACCCGCCTGACTCTCGCCTCGGTGGTATCCACGTTAGTATGTCTGGCGCTACTGGCGTGGGTGAAGTCGCCTTTAGCCATAATCCTTATCCGCGGGCTGGCCGGAGTGCTGAGCGCAGTGACGCTGATCGCCGGCTCGCTATGGCTCCTCCAGCATATGAAACACCCTCATGGCGCGCCGGTACTCTTTTCCGGCGTTGGGATGGGGATCTTTTTATCCGCCGAATGTATCTCGCTGGCAAAATACGCCTCGCTCTCCAGTCCACAAATCTGGCTTATCTGCGCCGCGAGCGCAACGATCCTCTTTTTACTGGTCGTGCGCCTGCTGTTGACGCCGGCTGATGCGGCGCTGGCCTGGCCGCAGCCGTCACCGGCGATAACCGGGACGGATGGAAAAACCGCCGATGCCTGGCGATTACTGGCGATATATGGTTTTTCTGGCTTTGGTTACATCATTACCGCGACCTACCTGCCGCTGTTTTTATCCGGCTCGCTGGCGCAGATCGATCCCGTGCAAATCTGGGCGCTGTTTGGGCTTGCGGCGGTACCTTCATGCTTTATCTGGCACAAACTGGTTATCAGGCTGGGCTTCCGGCGGGTGCTGACCGCCAATCTGCTGACACAGGCGGCGGGCGTTGTGTTGCCAGCTCTCAGCCAGGGATTACTCGCTTGTCTGCTCAGCGCGCTGCTGGTCGGTTTTACCTTTATGGGCACCGTTACCATTGCGCTTGCGGAAGCCAGAAGGCTGAACCATCGGGTAAAATTTAACATGATCGCGGCGATGACGGCCACCTACGGCGTCGGGCAGATTATCGGGCCCGTTGTCGCCGGGGCGCTGCATAACCTGACGGGAGCGTTTACTCCCTCACTGATGGCGGCGGCAGCGTCTCTGTTTCTGGCGGCGGGGCTAGTTGCGGTCAGGTCAGGGCGCGCGCACCCTTAA
- a CDS encoding methionine ABC transporter permease, whose protein sequence is MSWDELWPLLMEGTLDTVYMVSLAALFTVLLGLPVGVVLFISRKNGLLPMPKLNALLGAVINFGRSLPFIVLLIALIPFTRLIIGTTLGSTAAVVPVTIGAFPFFARLTENALDEVDYGRIEAILSMGGTVWHVIFKSLLPEALPTLLAGVTLTIVMLIGFSSMAGVIGGGGLGDLAIRYGYQRFNDQVMVGTVLILVALVQGVQMAGDRLVRRLAHRR, encoded by the coding sequence ATGAGCTGGGATGAACTCTGGCCGCTGCTGATGGAAGGTACGCTGGACACGGTGTATATGGTGAGTCTGGCGGCGCTATTTACCGTTCTGCTCGGCCTGCCTGTCGGCGTGGTGCTGTTTATTTCGCGCAAAAACGGCCTACTGCCGATGCCGAAACTCAACGCCCTGCTGGGGGCGGTGATTAACTTTGGTCGCTCGCTGCCGTTTATCGTGCTGCTGATCGCCCTGATCCCGTTTACCCGGCTGATTATCGGCACTACGCTCGGGAGTACCGCGGCAGTGGTGCCGGTGACGATTGGCGCCTTCCCTTTTTTCGCCCGGTTGACGGAAAACGCGCTCGACGAAGTGGATTACGGTCGTATTGAAGCCATTTTGTCGATGGGCGGTACGGTCTGGCATGTGATTTTTAAATCGCTACTGCCGGAAGCGTTGCCAACCCTGCTGGCGGGCGTCACGCTGACTATCGTTATGCTGATTGGCTTCTCGTCAATGGCTGGTGTCATTGGCGGCGGCGGGCTGGGCGATTTGGCGATTCGCTATGGCTATCAGCGCTTTAATGATCAAGTGATGGTCGGCACGGTGCTGATTCTGGTGGCTCTCGTGCAGGGCGTGCAGATGGCGGGCGACCGTCTGGTTCGCCGCCTGGCCCACCGCCGTTAG
- the tam gene encoding trans-aconitate 2-methyltransferase, with amino-acid sequence MADWNPSLYLKFGAERTRPAAELVTRIARHPVTFAVDLGCGPGNSTALLHQAWPEATLIGVDSSPAMLEDAARVLPTCRFVAADIRQYQPERPADLLYANASLQWLTDHESLFPHLVNQLADNGMLAVQMPDNWQEPSHRLMRQVAQEMGFPENGRHPLPGVQAYYDILSACGCEVDIWRTTYYHPLESHQAIIDWLQSTGLRPYLQPLDAGQREAFLQRYLTLLQQHYPLQCNGKVLLLFPRLFIVAQRKPRL; translated from the coding sequence ATGGCCGACTGGAATCCCTCTCTCTATCTGAAGTTTGGCGCTGAGCGTACGCGCCCCGCCGCGGAATTAGTCACCCGTATTGCCCGGCATCCCGTCACATTCGCCGTCGACCTGGGATGCGGTCCCGGCAACAGCACCGCTTTGCTACATCAGGCCTGGCCGGAAGCGACGCTGATCGGCGTTGACAGTTCGCCGGCGATGCTCGAAGACGCCGCCCGGGTGCTACCAACCTGCCGCTTCGTCGCCGCCGATATTCGCCAGTATCAACCCGAACGGCCGGCCGATCTTCTCTATGCCAATGCATCGCTCCAGTGGCTGACGGATCATGAAAGCCTGTTTCCACATCTGGTGAATCAACTGGCGGATAACGGCATGCTGGCGGTACAAATGCCGGACAACTGGCAGGAACCTTCTCATCGGCTGATGCGCCAGGTCGCCCAGGAGATGGGGTTCCCGGAGAACGGACGTCATCCGCTGCCGGGCGTGCAGGCGTATTACGATATTCTTAGCGCCTGCGGTTGCGAGGTGGATATCTGGCGAACGACATATTATCACCCGCTGGAGTCGCACCAGGCGATTATCGACTGGCTGCAATCCACGGGACTTCGCCCCTATCTGCAGCCGCTCGATGCCGGGCAACGGGAGGCTTTTCTGCAGCGCTATCTGACGCTGTTGCAACAGCACTATCCGTTACAGTGTAACGGAAAGGTTTTGCTACTGTTCCCGCGCCTGTTTATTGTCGCGCAGCGTAAACCGCGCCTCTGA
- a CDS encoding MFS transporter, producing MTSSVSNTQLNLRIISIVVFTCICYLSIGLPLAVLPGYIHYQLGYSTLIAGVVISLQYISTLFSRPHAGRYTDIWGPKKVVSLGIVCCLLSGLFTLVAVALQPVPLLAISALLIGRLFLGVGESFTATGATLWGIKTVGAMHTSRVISWNGVATYVAMAVGAPLGVMLNSNFGISGFAAVVVVVALVGLLFARTRQDVSVTAGVRAPFHVVVRKIWPYGLGLALGTVGFGVIATFITLYFSAHRWQGAAFTLSLFSAGFICVRLVAGNMITRYGGVRVSLVCFVVESLGLVIIWLAPCAWIAGLGALLTGSGFSLVFPALGVEAVRQVEEQNQGTALGTYSAFLDLALGLTGPVAGWVAGYYALDTIYLLAAVVVVLAFLLVLRIYLQQRVGLRHL from the coding sequence ATGACCTCTTCAGTCAGTAATACGCAACTCAATCTACGCATTATTTCGATCGTCGTTTTTACCTGTATCTGCTATCTCTCTATCGGTCTGCCGCTCGCCGTCTTGCCTGGCTATATCCATTACCAACTGGGATACAGTACGCTTATCGCCGGTGTTGTTATCAGCCTGCAGTACATCTCTACGCTGTTCAGCCGCCCGCACGCTGGACGTTATACGGATATCTGGGGACCCAAAAAAGTCGTCAGTCTTGGGATCGTCTGCTGTCTGCTGAGCGGGCTGTTCACTCTCGTTGCGGTGGCGCTGCAACCGGTGCCGCTGCTGGCGATTAGCGCTTTGCTGATAGGCCGTCTTTTTCTTGGCGTCGGTGAAAGCTTTACCGCGACGGGGGCTACGCTGTGGGGCATTAAAACCGTGGGGGCGATGCATACTTCGCGGGTGATCTCGTGGAATGGCGTGGCGACCTATGTGGCGATGGCGGTTGGCGCGCCGCTCGGCGTGATGCTGAACAGCAACTTTGGTATCAGCGGTTTTGCCGCCGTGGTCGTCGTGGTGGCCCTGGTTGGCCTGCTCTTTGCCCGTACGCGCCAGGATGTCAGCGTCACCGCCGGTGTTCGGGCGCCGTTCCATGTGGTGGTGCGCAAAATCTGGCCTTATGGCCTGGGTCTGGCCCTGGGGACCGTGGGGTTCGGGGTTATCGCAACCTTTATCACGCTCTACTTTTCCGCACATCGCTGGCAAGGTGCGGCATTTACCCTTTCGCTGTTTAGCGCCGGGTTTATCTGCGTGCGCCTGGTGGCGGGTAATATGATTACCCGCTACGGCGGCGTTCGCGTCTCTCTGGTCTGCTTCGTTGTCGAATCTCTCGGGCTGGTGATTATCTGGCTGGCGCCTTGTGCATGGATAGCCGGCCTCGGCGCGCTGCTGACCGGTTCCGGTTTCTCTTTAGTTTTCCCGGCGCTGGGGGTGGAAGCGGTCAGACAGGTTGAAGAACAAAACCAGGGTACGGCGCTGGGAACCTATTCGGCCTTTCTCGATTTGGCGCTCGGTTTGACGGGTCCCGTCGCGGGCTGGGTCGCCGGGTATTATGCTCTGGATACGATTTATCTGTTGGCCGCGGTGGTCGTTGTGCTGGCATTCCTGCTGGTTTTACGCATTTATCTGCAGCAACGCGTCGGTTTGCGCCACCTATGA
- a CDS encoding NAD(P)H-dependent flavin oxidoreductase — MHNRLTQRLDIAYPIIQAPMAGVSTPELAAAVSNSGGLGSLGLGAATVSQAEALIARTRNLTTGPINVNLFCHAPARRDPHTEARWIALLRPLFARFGGEPPETLTEIYHSFLANQPMAELILDLAPEVVSFHFGVADKTLIRRLKEKGVAIMASATSVDEAQRAVAQGVDIVIAQGYEAGGHRGIFDPHGDDRQMRTLTLLQALQRTLSIPVVAAGGIMDGTGIRSLLQLGAEGVQLGTAFLLCPESATDAGYRQALSAEPPPQTVMTAAISGRPARSIDNAFCEIGRRHPGVLPPDYPVAYDAGKALAAVARAQGEWGFGAQWAGEGVAMIRALPAADLMQALIREGGFCTQQPRRDGDLPRLPMSDRADV; from the coding sequence ATGCACAATCGCTTAACGCAGAGACTGGATATTGCTTATCCCATTATCCAGGCGCCAATGGCCGGCGTCTCAACGCCAGAGCTGGCCGCCGCGGTGAGCAACAGCGGCGGGCTCGGCTCTCTGGGCCTGGGAGCCGCGACCGTTTCCCAGGCCGAAGCGCTGATCGCGCGTACCCGGAATCTGACCACAGGGCCCATCAACGTCAATCTGTTTTGCCATGCGCCGGCGCGCCGGGACCCGCACACGGAGGCGCGGTGGATAGCGCTGTTGCGCCCGCTATTCGCCCGTTTCGGCGGGGAACCGCCCGAGACGCTGACGGAAATCTATCACAGTTTCCTTGCGAACCAGCCGATGGCCGAGCTGATACTGGACCTCGCACCTGAAGTGGTCAGTTTCCACTTCGGTGTGGCGGATAAGACACTCATTCGCCGCCTTAAGGAAAAAGGCGTGGCGATCATGGCCAGCGCCACCAGCGTAGACGAGGCGCAACGGGCCGTCGCCCAGGGCGTCGATATCGTGATTGCGCAGGGGTATGAAGCCGGAGGCCATCGCGGGATCTTCGATCCTCATGGCGACGATCGGCAAATGAGGACCTTGACGTTGCTCCAGGCGCTACAGCGGACGCTGTCGATACCGGTTGTCGCCGCAGGGGGGATTATGGACGGCACCGGGATCCGCAGCCTGCTGCAGCTGGGCGCGGAAGGGGTTCAACTGGGGACCGCGTTCCTGCTGTGCCCGGAATCGGCTACCGACGCCGGATATCGTCAGGCGCTGAGCGCTGAACCGCCGCCACAAACCGTGATGACCGCGGCGATTTCCGGCCGCCCGGCGCGCAGCATTGATAATGCATTTTGTGAAATCGGCAGGCGTCATCCCGGAGTGCTACCTCCCGACTACCCGGTGGCCTACGACGCGGGGAAAGCGCTGGCGGCCGTGGCGAGAGCGCAGGGCGAGTGGGGATTTGGGGCGCAATGGGCAGGAGAGGGCGTCGCGATGATCCGGGCGCTGCCGGCGGCTGACCTGATGCAGGCGCTGATCCGTGAAGGCGGTTTTTGCACTCAGCAGCCGCGGCGGGATGGCGACCTGCCGCGACTGCCGATGTCCGACCGTGCGGATGTCTAA
- a CDS encoding LysR family transcriptional regulator → MNHTTLQIFKIVAEEQSITRAAKKLGRAQSNITTRIQQLEEELDVELFVRGNKKMALSCAGKQFLDYTLRILSLGEEAKQALHPSKPAGCLRLGSMEATAASRLIHLLPRFRAICPQVELTLHTQPTQQLTELVQRAVLDCALVSLPLSADGKLVCPTEIDALPVFVEQLMLVSPPGHAEIRLAAFPRGCSYRAIGEAFFAADRRIEVQDVGSYHAMSACIASGGYSAILPQSVIDILTLPDDCQIQPVQQAQTQLIWRRESMSPALSEMRQLLMSAASF, encoded by the coding sequence ATGAACCACACCACGTTACAGATCTTTAAAATTGTCGCGGAAGAGCAAAGCATCACCCGGGCAGCAAAAAAGCTGGGCCGTGCGCAATCGAATATCACCACTCGCATCCAGCAGCTGGAAGAAGAGCTGGACGTTGAGCTGTTCGTGCGGGGCAATAAAAAAATGGCGCTCTCCTGCGCCGGAAAGCAGTTCCTCGACTACACGCTAAGAATACTGAGCCTTGGCGAAGAGGCGAAACAAGCGCTGCACCCGTCGAAACCCGCCGGGTGCTTGCGCCTGGGCTCCATGGAAGCGACCGCCGCCAGCCGCCTAATTCACCTTCTTCCACGGTTTCGCGCGATCTGTCCGCAGGTCGAGCTGACGCTGCATACCCAGCCTACGCAGCAGTTGACTGAGCTGGTGCAGCGTGCCGTCCTCGACTGCGCGCTGGTCAGTTTGCCGCTGAGCGCGGACGGTAAGCTGGTCTGCCCGACAGAGATCGACGCACTCCCCGTTTTTGTCGAGCAACTGATGCTGGTGAGCCCACCGGGTCACGCGGAGATCAGGCTCGCCGCCTTCCCCAGGGGCTGCAGCTATCGGGCGATCGGGGAAGCGTTTTTCGCCGCCGACCGGCGCATCGAGGTTCAGGATGTGGGCTCATACCACGCTATGAGCGCCTGCATTGCGTCCGGCGGCTATAGCGCTATCCTGCCGCAAAGCGTCATCGATATCCTGACCCTGCCTGACGATTGCCAGATTCAACCGGTTCAGCAGGCGCAGACTCAGCTCATCTGGCGCCGGGAGTCGATGTCCCCTGCGCTCAGTGAAATGCGGCAGCTGCTGATGTCAGCCGCATCGTTTTAA
- a CDS encoding isopenicillin N synthase family dioxygenase encodes MNATTLPILDLARYADPAEKTAFLADLRYAAREIGFFYLINHGVDDALQQAVQQQSRRFFALSDEQKQPVAMIHSPHFRGYNRAASELTRGQPDWREQFDIGAERPALHLNDDAPRWQRLQGPNLWPEALPTLKPTLLSWQRAMTQVGTTLLRAFAEALALPDDAFDTLYGNKPNEHIKLIRYPGQHEAQSHQGVGAHKDSGFLSFLLQDEQKGLQVEVAPGQWIDATPLAGSFVVNIGELLELATNGYLRATVHRVVSPPAHQERLSIAFFLGAQLDATVPVYTLPPELAQEALGPDSDPQNPLLREVGWNYLKGRLRSHPDVAERYYQDVFRERAAQPIV; translated from the coding sequence ATGAACGCAACGACCTTGCCGATTCTCGATCTTGCTCGCTACGCCGATCCGGCTGAGAAAACGGCTTTTCTGGCCGACCTTCGCTATGCGGCCCGCGAGATAGGCTTCTTTTATCTGATCAATCATGGCGTCGACGATGCCTTACAACAAGCTGTCCAGCAGCAATCCCGCCGCTTTTTTGCCCTGTCTGATGAGCAAAAACAGCCGGTCGCAATGATTCATTCCCCTCACTTTCGCGGCTACAACCGCGCCGCATCGGAGCTGACCCGCGGGCAGCCAGACTGGCGAGAACAATTTGATATTGGCGCCGAGCGTCCGGCGCTGCATCTTAATGACGATGCGCCGCGCTGGCAGCGCCTGCAGGGGCCTAACCTGTGGCCGGAAGCCCTGCCGACGCTGAAACCCACGCTGCTCAGCTGGCAGCGCGCCATGACCCAGGTCGGCACCACCCTGCTGCGCGCCTTTGCTGAAGCGCTGGCGCTGCCTGATGACGCCTTTGACACCTTGTATGGCAATAAACCCAACGAGCATATCAAACTGATCCGCTATCCCGGTCAGCATGAGGCGCAAAGCCATCAGGGCGTCGGCGCGCATAAGGACTCCGGGTTCCTCAGCTTCCTGCTTCAGGATGAGCAAAAGGGTCTGCAGGTGGAAGTGGCTCCCGGACAATGGATCGACGCAACCCCGCTGGCCGGCAGCTTTGTCGTCAATATTGGCGAACTGCTGGAGCTGGCCACCAATGGCTATCTGCGCGCCACCGTGCATCGGGTGGTGTCTCCGCCAGCGCACCAGGAGCGCCTCTCCATCGCCTTTTTCCTCGGCGCGCAGCTGGATGCCACCGTCCCGGTCTATACCCTTCCGCCAGAGCTGGCGCAGGAAGCGCTCGGGCCGGACAGCGACCCGCAGAATCCGCTGCTGCGCGAAGTGGGCTGGAATTACCTGAAGGGCCGCCTGCGCTCCCACCCGGATGTGGCTGAGCGTTACTACCAGGATGTGTTTCGCGAACGCGCCGCGCAACCGATCGTTTAA
- a CDS encoding GNAT family N-acetyltransferase, with translation MVVDIREVCAQDKSSWLLLWEGYTSFYGSPQPADVTEYTWQRLLDRHSPVLGRVAVVDDSVVGFAICVLHEGTWVKTPICYLEDLFVDPQVRGRGIARQLMQALRAEGKAQGWSRLYWHTRTDNPARRLYDEFTPADDYVRYCITC, from the coding sequence ATGGTTGTTGATATTCGTGAAGTCTGCGCGCAAGACAAATCGTCATGGCTGCTGCTCTGGGAAGGCTATACCTCTTTTTATGGCAGCCCGCAGCCGGCCGATGTCACGGAATATACCTGGCAGCGTTTGCTGGACCGCCACTCGCCGGTGCTGGGTCGTGTGGCCGTGGTTGACGATAGCGTGGTGGGGTTTGCGATTTGCGTTCTCCATGAAGGAACCTGGGTGAAAACTCCGATTTGCTATCTGGAAGACTTGTTCGTCGATCCGCAGGTCCGGGGCCGCGGCATCGCCCGCCAGTTGATGCAGGCATTACGGGCGGAGGGCAAAGCGCAAGGATGGTCGCGTCTTTACTGGCATACGCGCACCGACAATCCGGCCCGCCGACTGTATGACGAATTCACTCCCGCCGATGATTACGTGCGTTATTGCATCACCTGTTAA